The following proteins are co-located in the Anser cygnoides isolate HZ-2024a breed goose chromosome 2, Taihu_goose_T2T_genome, whole genome shotgun sequence genome:
- the MNX1 gene encoding motor neuron and pancreas homeobox protein 1: MEKSKNFRIDALLAVDPPKAAAVAAQSAPLALVASSLGGSAARGSSSSSSSSGSPPASSSSSSSSSSSSSSSSSEQQQQPAAGPADRLRADSPSPPPPPPRILAAHCALVPKGGFLASTSGHPPHHAGMALGLHPAAPGGPGMPPQAALYGHPVYGYSALGGQHPALSYSYSQVQGAHPSHPAADPIKLSAGTFQLDQWLRASTAGMILPKMPDFNSQAQSNLLGKCRRPRTAFTSQQLLELEHQFKLNKYLSRPKRFEVATSLMLTETQVKIWFQNRRMKWKRSKKAKEQAAQEAEKQKGGGEDKADEELLLPAPDKSGGRRLRELPDSEPDDDEEEEEEEEAGRCCPYHSSDCSEADEEDSQPRGRHGAPPLAPTQPQ; the protein is encoded by the exons ATGGAAAAATCCAAAAATTTCCGCATCGACGCGCTGCTGGCTGTCGACCCCCCcaaggcggcggcggtggcggcgcaGAGCGCTCCGCTCGCCCTCGTCGCCTCCTCGCTGGGTGGCAGCGCGGCGCGcggctccagcagctccagcagctccagcggcagccccccggcttcctcctcgtcctcctcttcctcctcctcctcctcctcctcctcttcctccgagcagcagcagcagcccgccgccggccccgccgacCGCCTCCGCGCCGAcagcccctcgccgccgccgccgccgccgcgcatCCTGGCCGCCCACTGCGCCCTGGTGCCCAAGGGGGGGTTTTTGGCCTCCACCAGCGGCCACCCCCCGCACCACGCCGGGATGGCCCTGGGACTGcaccccgcggcccccggggggCCCGGCATGCCCCCGCAGGCGGCCCTATACGGGCACCCCGTGTACGGGTACTCGGCGCTGGGCGGGCAGCACCCGGCTCTGTCCTACTCCTACTCGCAAGTGCAAGGGGCGCATCCTTCCCACCCCGCCGCCGACCCCATCAAGCTGAGCGCGGGCACCTTCCAGCTGGACCAGTGGCTGCGGGCATCCACGGCCGGCATGATCCTGCCCAAAATGCCCGATTTTAACT CCCAGGCTCAGTCCAACCTGCTGGGGAAGTGCCGCCGGCCCCGCACGGCTTtcaccagccagcagctgctggagctggagcaccAGTTCAAGCTGAACAAATACCTCTCCCGGCCCAAGCGCTTCGAGGTGGCCACGTCGCTGATGCTCACCGAGACGCAG gtgaagATTTGGTTCCAGAACCGGCGCATGAAGTGGAAGCGGAGCAAGAAGGCGAAGGAGCAGGCGGCGCAGGAAGCCGAGAAGCAGAAGGGGGGAGGCGAGGACAAGGCGgacgaggagctgctgctgcccgcccCCGACAAgagcggcgggcggcggctgcgggagctgcccgACAGCGAGCCCGACGAcgacgaggaggaagaggaggaggaagaagccgGCAGGTGCTGCCCCTACCACTCCTCCGACTGCTCCGAGGCGGACGAGGAGGActcgcagccccggggccggcacggagcccccccgctggcccccacccagccccagtga